Proteins found in one Actinokineospora alba genomic segment:
- the shbA gene encoding RNA polymerase sigma factor ShbA has protein sequence MLCTVELDDELAELEASLRTVRPRPRFVGPVDRYNVEEAVAAAIAGDGGATDALLLFLRPLIVRYCRVKLGRMPRSFSSPDDVAQEVCVAVFRALPSYQQLGRPFLSFVYGIAAHKIADVHRANTRDKSDPTAENPDVMSLDDGPEQITLRHELAEHTGALLRTLTQRQRDILIMRIVLGMSAQETADTMGTTAEAIRVAQHRALNRLRKTLAVA, from the coding sequence ATCGCTTCGAACCGTGAGACCCCGGCCGCGCTTCGTGGGGCCGGTCGACCGCTACAACGTGGAAGAAGCCGTCGCGGCCGCCATCGCGGGCGACGGGGGTGCCACCGACGCGCTGCTGCTGTTCCTGCGGCCGCTCATCGTCCGGTACTGCCGGGTGAAGCTCGGGCGGATGCCGCGCTCGTTCAGCAGCCCGGACGACGTGGCCCAGGAGGTCTGTGTCGCCGTTTTCCGCGCCCTCCCGAGCTACCAGCAGCTGGGCAGGCCGTTCCTGTCCTTCGTCTACGGCATCGCCGCGCACAAGATCGCCGACGTGCACCGGGCCAACACCCGGGACAAGTCCGACCCCACCGCGGAGAACCCGGACGTGATGAGCCTCGACGACGGGCCGGAGCAGATCACCCTGCGCCACGAGCTGGCCGAGCACACCGGCGCGCTGCTGCGCACCCTCACCCAGCGCCAGCGCGACATCCTGATCATGCGGATCGTGCTGGGCATGTCCGCCCAGGAGACCGCCGACACGATGGGCACCACCGCCGAAGCCATCCGCGTCGCGCAACACCGGGCGCTCAACCGCCTGCGCAAGACGCTCGCTGTCGCCTGA